From one Streptomyces sp. ICC1 genomic stretch:
- a CDS encoding alpha/beta hydrolase family protein, with protein sequence MSAQNPTRRSILKTAGGISAAMAMGGAGVLAGASTASAVGDGHGLRIVERWEDDPRMRYYRFQTNAIGWNPAVNVLLPDDYHWSGRTYPVVYLLHGGGTGQDFITFDRERIKDWTAGKPIIAVMPDGGHAGWYSNPVSSNVGPRNWEDFHIHQLIPWIDANFRTFAEYDGRAVSGFSMGGFGALKYAAKYWGHFASVSAHSGPASLRRDNGLVAHWANASSAALDLNGGTIYGAPFWDEARVTADNPVQRIESYRNKRVFLVAGTSPQPLDWFDSINERQVLATQREFRAVLGNAGIPHEWYELPGGHFIRHDMLDRDINGIIDRLRKA encoded by the coding sequence TTGAGCGCGCAGAACCCCACCCGCAGGAGCATCCTCAAAACGGCCGGAGGCATCTCCGCCGCCATGGCCATGGGAGGTGCGGGAGTCCTCGCCGGCGCGTCGACCGCCTCCGCCGTCGGTGACGGCCACGGCCTGCGCATCGTCGAGCGCTGGGAGGACGACCCCCGCATGCGGTACTACCGGTTCCAGACGAACGCGATCGGCTGGAACCCCGCCGTCAACGTGCTCCTCCCCGACGACTACCACTGGAGCGGACGCACCTACCCCGTGGTCTACCTCCTCCACGGCGGCGGTACGGGGCAGGACTTCATCACGTTCGACCGCGAGCGGATCAAGGACTGGACCGCGGGCAAGCCGATCATCGCCGTGATGCCGGACGGCGGCCACGCGGGCTGGTACTCCAACCCCGTGAGCTCCAACGTCGGTCCGCGCAACTGGGAGGATTTCCACATCCACCAGCTGATCCCGTGGATCGACGCGAACTTCCGCACGTTCGCGGAGTACGACGGCCGTGCCGTGTCCGGTTTCTCGATGGGCGGCTTCGGCGCGCTGAAGTACGCCGCCAAGTACTGGGGCCACTTCGCCTCGGTGAGCGCCCACTCCGGCCCGGCGAGCCTGCGCAGGGACAACGGCCTCGTGGCCCACTGGGCCAACGCCTCCTCCGCGGCCCTGGACCTGAACGGCGGGACCATCTACGGGGCGCCGTTCTGGGACGAGGCCCGGGTGACCGCGGACAACCCGGTGCAGCGGATCGAGAGCTACCGCAACAAGCGGGTCTTCCTCGTCGCGGGCACCAGCCCCCAGCCGCTCGACTGGTTCGACTCCATCAACGAGCGCCAAGTGCTAGCCACACAGCGCGAGTTCCGCGCCGTCCTCGGCAATGCGGGGATCCCGCACGAGTGGTACGAGCTGCCCGGCGGGCACTTCATCCGCCACGACATGCTGGACCGCGACATCAACGGCATCATCGACCGGCTGCGCAAGGCGTGA
- a CDS encoding serine/threonine protein kinase, which produces MSGVVVHLPQGCSGAEGGEPYGDAVTLRLGPGEAARFGRGSATVPVELRLADAAISRLAGEIRVTDDHWQLTNHSTTHSYLVENPEGAGEYLRVPPRRVGAPVPFEFSRVVLPTRSDVPVSFQVFAPDHIYLDPEAMGAPWGRLTVTAYSLDETATYFLVLVALCEPRLRDQSRVAVPTTPQLVERLKGHVACGTLTARAVSSHIDYLAEEKLRIGGPDPREPGKGERRNGKREEIVGLALRFGLVREDHLTLLPPLTGAGGRERQTAR; this is translated from the coding sequence GTGAGCGGCGTAGTCGTCCATCTGCCGCAGGGGTGTAGTGGCGCCGAAGGCGGCGAACCGTACGGTGACGCCGTCACGTTGCGGCTCGGACCGGGCGAGGCCGCCCGCTTCGGACGCGGCTCCGCGACGGTCCCCGTCGAGCTCCGCCTCGCCGACGCGGCGATCTCCCGGCTCGCCGGGGAGATCCGCGTGACCGATGACCACTGGCAGCTGACGAACCACAGCACCACCCACAGCTACCTGGTGGAGAACCCGGAGGGCGCCGGGGAGTACCTGAGGGTTCCGCCACGACGGGTCGGGGCGCCCGTCCCCTTCGAGTTCTCGCGCGTGGTGCTGCCCACCCGCAGCGACGTCCCCGTCTCCTTCCAGGTGTTCGCGCCCGACCACATCTATCTGGACCCGGAAGCCATGGGCGCCCCCTGGGGCCGCCTCACGGTCACCGCGTACTCCCTGGACGAGACGGCGACCTACTTCCTCGTCCTCGTCGCGCTCTGCGAACCGCGCCTGCGCGACCAGTCCCGCGTCGCGGTCCCCACGACCCCGCAGCTCGTCGAACGGCTCAAGGGCCACGTCGCCTGCGGCACGCTGACCGCGCGTGCGGTCAGCTCGCACATCGACTACCTCGCCGAGGAGAAGCTGCGCATCGGCGGCCCGGACCCGCGCGAACCCGGCAAGGGCGAGCGCCGCAACGGCAAGCGGGAGGAGATCGTCGGACTCGCGCTGCGGTTCGGGCTCGTACGGGAGGACCACCTGACGCTGCTGCCGCCCCTGACGGGGGCCGGCGGGCGGGAGCGGCAGACCGCGCGATGA
- a CDS encoding serine/threonine-protein kinase → MTTPHALRDLTERDGTDVLPPGFRVQGWTITDLIGAGGWSTVYAARPADRYPDRSGRAPAHASEATAHAATAQAAPGQAAPGQAAPGQAAPGPAAPADIALKIMPTAGYAPRQTRRIVESARREVELGRRAGHARLIRLLDSFVLEAPDRPALDGAIVLVMERAAGSLRDLLDAGVPEADRARLIAGICEGLAHLHRSGWVHADLKPENVLLDAGRSVKLSDFGLATQMTGTYGYAPPMGTLDYLPPERWRAPLGELGVKVRPSADIWALGIVIHEVFGSGASPFSGATPMARGAAVQEYGEGRAPLRMDQAVPPFWRALAADCLAPTHAARAPHTAESLLARIVAEQGARGRGAGRLWGRARAAVLTTALCGVAGTVLWSDAARASSSVLDGREGAAAGTIRVFNAEKGCQERADRDPQCSLGLAIDPMRPYAADNVVPTRVWHGDVLAADCQLPDGRPIIDEADLQSTRWFHVRLPTGSTPPTAWLPAVRTKDRPELPGCPPPATGH, encoded by the coding sequence ATGACGACGCCGCACGCCCTGCGCGACCTCACGGAACGCGACGGCACGGACGTGCTCCCGCCCGGATTCCGGGTGCAGGGCTGGACGATCACCGACCTGATCGGGGCCGGAGGCTGGTCCACGGTCTACGCCGCCCGGCCGGCCGACCGGTACCCGGACAGGAGCGGCCGGGCCCCCGCGCACGCGTCGGAGGCAACTGCGCACGCGGCAACTGCGCAAGCGGCCCCCGGGCAAGCGGCCCCCGGGCAAGCGGCCCCCGGGCAAGCGGCCCCCGGGCCAGCGGCGCCCGCCGACATCGCGCTCAAAATCATGCCGACCGCCGGGTATGCGCCACGCCAGACGCGCAGGATCGTGGAGTCCGCCCGCCGGGAAGTCGAACTGGGGCGCAGGGCCGGGCACGCGCGGCTGATCCGCCTCCTGGACTCCTTCGTCCTGGAGGCACCGGACCGCCCCGCCCTGGACGGCGCGATCGTGCTGGTCATGGAGCGGGCCGCGGGCAGCCTGCGGGACCTCCTCGACGCGGGGGTGCCCGAGGCCGACCGCGCCCGGCTGATCGCGGGGATCTGCGAGGGACTCGCCCATCTCCACCGCTCGGGCTGGGTCCACGCCGATCTCAAGCCGGAGAACGTCCTGCTGGACGCCGGCCGCTCCGTGAAGCTCTCGGACTTCGGCCTCGCCACCCAGATGACGGGGACGTACGGGTACGCGCCGCCCATGGGCACCCTGGACTACCTGCCGCCCGAGCGCTGGCGGGCACCCCTGGGGGAACTGGGGGTGAAGGTCAGGCCGAGCGCCGACATCTGGGCCCTGGGCATCGTCATCCACGAGGTGTTCGGCTCCGGCGCCTCCCCGTTCTCCGGCGCCACCCCCATGGCGCGGGGCGCCGCCGTCCAGGAGTACGGCGAAGGGCGTGCGCCGCTGCGCATGGACCAGGCCGTGCCGCCGTTCTGGCGTGCACTGGCCGCCGACTGCCTCGCCCCGACCCACGCGGCGCGCGCCCCGCACACCGCCGAGAGCCTCCTCGCCCGCATCGTCGCCGAACAGGGGGCGCGCGGGAGGGGCGCGGGACGGCTGTGGGGCCGGGCCCGCGCCGCGGTCCTCACCACCGCGCTCTGCGGGGTCGCCGGTACGGTGTTGTGGTCGGACGCGGCACGGGCGAGCTCATCCGTACTGGACGGCCGTGAGGGTGCGGCGGCCGGCACGATCCGGGTGTTCAACGCGGAGAAGGGCTGCCAGGAGCGGGCCGACCGGGACCCGCAGTGCAGTCTGGGCCTGGCGATCGACCCGATGCGGCCGTACGCCGCGGACAACGTCGTACCGACCCGGGTGTGGCACGGTGACGTCCTCGCCGCCGACTGCCAGCTGCCCGACGGGCGGCCGATCATCGACGAGGCGGACCTGCAGTCCACCCGCTGGTTCCACGTCCGCCTCCCGACCGGCTCCACACCCCCCACGGCCTGGCTCCCCGCCGTCCGCACGAAGGACCGCCCGGAACTGCCGGGGTGCCCGCCCCCCGCGACCGGGCACTGA
- a CDS encoding alpha/beta hydrolase-fold protein — protein sequence MMRKTSRWRMVVALMAAVVGMAVPAGSAQAADDTAPPRMADGFGLTQVDTAVGGPTNFYITVTTPEVAGKHHIKIILPSGYHADPTRRYPVLYFLHGSPDDPIQQNYPALTTSTEMITVIPDGGARGWYANWLNQRTAAGVQNWENFHLKQVIPFIDANLRTIAAKKARAVAGVSMGGFGALHYAQVRPDLFSQTASLSGDIDLSVRSMDLRMAVVASLVGYAPSVDSDAVFGSPYPVFNADWRFNEVNPSAHMNKLAGVGVSIYVGNGRGDVTDLEFWVESASKHVKASMDALGMPYYYVDYGDGAGWGTLCNGGHNAGCWEEDLRDLIPRLERSFAA from the coding sequence GTGATGAGGAAGACAAGCCGGTGGCGCATGGTGGTGGCCTTGATGGCCGCCGTGGTGGGAATGGCGGTGCCGGCCGGTTCGGCACAGGCCGCCGACGACACCGCGCCGCCGAGGATGGCGGACGGGTTCGGCCTGACCCAGGTCGACACGGCGGTGGGCGGCCCCACCAACTTCTACATCACCGTGACCACACCCGAGGTCGCGGGCAAGCACCACATCAAGATCATCCTGCCGAGCGGCTACCACGCCGACCCGACCCGGCGCTACCCGGTGCTGTACTTCCTGCACGGTTCGCCCGACGATCCGATCCAGCAGAACTATCCGGCGCTGACCACCTCCACCGAGATGATCACGGTCATCCCGGACGGCGGCGCCCGCGGCTGGTACGCCAACTGGCTCAACCAGCGGACCGCGGCCGGTGTCCAGAACTGGGAGAACTTCCACCTCAAGCAGGTGATTCCGTTCATCGACGCGAACCTGCGGACCATCGCCGCCAAGAAGGCCAGGGCGGTCGCCGGCGTCTCCATGGGCGGGTTCGGGGCCCTGCACTACGCCCAGGTCCGCCCGGACCTGTTCAGCCAGACCGCGTCCCTGTCGGGGGACATCGACCTGTCGGTCAGGTCCATGGACCTGCGGATGGCCGTCGTCGCCTCCCTCGTCGGCTACGCGCCCAGCGTGGACAGTGACGCCGTGTTCGGCTCGCCCTACCCGGTGTTCAACGCCGACTGGCGGTTCAACGAGGTGAACCCCTCCGCGCACATGAACAAGCTCGCGGGGGTCGGGGTGTCCATCTACGTCGGCAACGGGCGCGGAGACGTCACCGACCTGGAGTTCTGGGTCGAGAGCGCGTCCAAGCACGTCAAGGCCAGCATGGACGCCCTGGGCATGCCCTACTACTACGTCGACTACGGCGACGGTGCCGGTTGGGGCACCCTGTGCAACGGCGGCCACAACGCCGGCTGCTGGGAAGAGGACCTCCGGGACCTGATCCCCCGTCTGGAGAGGTCCTTCGCCGCCTGA
- a CDS encoding family 43 glycosylhydrolase — MLPISRRNLLRGAAGAGALPLLGAGPAAARAADTVPPPRWVGAGPFTYVYDPSTSEGPRYLNDHTLIKARDRWHLFSIVGRSAPRGESPDSTGETSFAHASAPSPNGPWTTHADALTVDPSHFGEEHLWAPHVVAAGGRFWMFYAAGGESGAAISLATSTDLFTWTREPSGPLFRGFVARDPMVLRVGGEWVMYYTELSGPGGHHVVACRRSVDLVHWSEPAVVFTDTTTETTVSVTESPYVVERDGWYYLFIGPRGGYEGTDVLASRDPFRFDLVGYAGHVAGHAVEVVSDGDAWYASAAGWFRGGLHVAPLEWRDTPPPWQSAENPVASLDVVGRLTVFALDASDRSMLRRVQLDPDTDTWSPWETFGGPAGAVPTLGRNALGGLEVFSLAPEGANLHHRVQRPDGGWYDWEEFGGPAGAAPAVARDADGRLEVFALSPGGASVARRRQAAPGSLAWDPWETGFGGAAGAPPVVAANADGRLEVFVLAPGGAAIDHRWQETPGGAWTSAWHRFGTAAGAAPRVAGDGSGRLTVAAIGPSGMGTFRRRQSVPSGGWDEWLPMFDWSAAAPAFAANADGRLEAFSLTPGGARLSHRWQTTPGGSWDSAREFGEPGIRLAATPSAALDATGRTHVFAVTTEGRVRTRVQDRPSGGWRPWTAFGDRAVAPVVSGRPTGRPG; from the coding sequence ATGCTTCCGATCAGCAGACGGAACCTGTTGCGGGGCGCCGCCGGGGCGGGCGCGCTCCCGCTCCTGGGTGCCGGCCCGGCCGCGGCCCGGGCCGCCGACACCGTGCCGCCCCCTCGGTGGGTCGGCGCGGGACCCTTCACGTACGTCTACGACCCCTCCACCTCGGAGGGTCCGCGCTATCTCAACGACCACACGCTGATCAAGGCCCGGGACCGCTGGCACCTGTTCAGCATCGTCGGGCGCAGCGCGCCGCGCGGCGAATCCCCGGACAGCACGGGGGAGACCTCCTTCGCCCATGCCTCCGCGCCGAGCCCGAACGGGCCGTGGACCACCCACGCCGACGCGCTCACCGTCGATCCGTCCCACTTCGGCGAGGAGCACCTGTGGGCGCCCCACGTCGTAGCCGCCGGCGGCAGGTTCTGGATGTTCTACGCCGCCGGCGGCGAGAGCGGCGCCGCGATCAGTCTCGCCACCTCGACCGACCTGTTCACCTGGACGCGCGAGCCCTCCGGGCCGCTCTTCCGCGGGTTCGTGGCGCGTGACCCGATGGTGCTGCGGGTCGGCGGCGAGTGGGTCATGTACTACACGGAACTCTCCGGTCCGGGCGGCCACCACGTCGTGGCCTGCCGTCGGTCCGTCGATCTGGTGCACTGGAGCGAGCCGGCCGTCGTGTTCACCGACACGACCACGGAGACGACCGTCTCGGTCACCGAGTCGCCGTACGTCGTGGAGCGCGACGGCTGGTACTACCTGTTCATCGGACCGCGGGGCGGCTACGAGGGCACGGACGTGCTGGCGTCCCGGGACCCGTTCCGCTTCGACCTCGTCGGCTACGCGGGCCACGTGGCCGGTCACGCCGTGGAAGTGGTCTCCGACGGGGACGCCTGGTACGCGAGCGCCGCGGGCTGGTTCCGGGGCGGGCTGCACGTGGCGCCCCTCGAGTGGCGGGACACACCGCCGCCGTGGCAGAGCGCGGAGAACCCGGTGGCCTCCCTCGACGTCGTCGGCCGCCTCACGGTGTTCGCGCTCGACGCCTCCGACCGCTCGATGCTGCGGCGCGTCCAGCTCGACCCGGACACCGACACCTGGTCGCCGTGGGAGACGTTCGGAGGGCCGGCCGGCGCCGTTCCCACGCTCGGCCGCAACGCCCTCGGCGGGCTGGAGGTCTTCTCGCTCGCCCCGGAGGGCGCCAACCTGCACCACCGGGTGCAGCGGCCGGACGGCGGCTGGTACGACTGGGAGGAGTTCGGCGGCCCGGCCGGCGCCGCACCCGCCGTCGCCCGCGACGCCGACGGCCGGCTGGAGGTGTTCGCGCTGAGCCCCGGCGGCGCCTCCGTCGCCCGGCGACGCCAAGCGGCACCCGGATCCCTGGCCTGGGACCCGTGGGAGACCGGCTTCGGCGGGGCCGCGGGCGCGCCGCCGGTGGTCGCGGCGAACGCCGACGGCCGCCTCGAGGTGTTCGTCCTCGCGCCCGGCGGCGCCGCGATCGACCACCGGTGGCAGGAGACCCCGGGCGGTGCCTGGACCTCCGCCTGGCACCGCTTCGGCACCGCGGCCGGCGCCGCACCGCGGGTGGCCGGGGACGGCAGCGGCCGGCTCACCGTTGCCGCGATCGGACCCTCGGGCATGGGAACCTTCCGCCGGCGGCAGTCCGTGCCCAGCGGGGGCTGGGACGAGTGGCTGCCGATGTTCGACTGGAGCGCCGCCGCCCCCGCGTTCGCCGCCAACGCGGACGGCCGCCTCGAGGCGTTCTCGCTGACGCCCGGTGGCGCCCGGCTCAGCCACCGCTGGCAGACCACCCCGGGCGGAAGCTGGGATTCCGCACGGGAGTTCGGCGAGCCCGGCATCAGGCTCGCCGCCACGCCCTCGGCCGCGCTCGACGCCACCGGGCGCACGCACGTCTTCGCCGTCACCACCGAGGGCCGGGTGCGCACCCGGGTCCAGGACCGGCCGAGCGGCGGGTGGCGGCCGTGGACCGCCTTCGGCGACCGCGCGGTCGCACCCGTCGTATCGGGCCGTCCCACTGGACGGCCGGGCTGA
- a CDS encoding penicillin acylase family protein, with protein MARWRFTARLPMVLTAAVAVMSTLAATGSQAPAQASPQASAPDKPTIRYTEYGIPHIIASNWEGLGTGYGYAAAKDNICTLADTYLMVNAQRSRFLGPDGRASPGEHQNTTSNLNSDIYFQRMNDNRVVERLIDLPAPNGPEPEVKEAIRGYVQGYNRYLAETGADNITDPACRGKAWVRPITELDVYRHAHAEIIMGSADVLLDGQVNAAPPGASAAAAPPASSPAETATKIRDALAVNRQQSMGSNALAVGSQGVSGGTSMLLANPHFPWQGKNRMWQSQLTIPGKINVSGASLLGFPAVNIGHNDDVAWSHTVATVAPFGLFDVQVDLLNPTNYLVDGAWQAMTSQQVGVDVLNADGSIGRVNRTLWATRYGPITTQVLTVGLPWVVSAHAVRDVNMDNLRALNTWFHLDQAKDVNEVVNTLETTQGVPFFNTVASDRKGNALYADIQATPNITDEHAQSCLTLTGQALFNQVLRLPNVPPVSIFDGKRSACDWPDDPNAVAPGLLDPRKQPRLIRKDFVGNANDSAWLANPEQPLFFPRVMGDTRTPRSLRTQELIQTAQKRINGTDGLPGRGFTPENMRQLLFADNSRAADLALDATVTMCRSLLFGLILVDGQLVNVSEACPILAAWKSHDFTADSRGSWLFENYWYSLVGGQSIEKLPWRVPFDPNDPVHTPNSLDSGSSAVRDALGRAVIALRNAGIPLNAPLSDVQKITRGGEQIPIHGAVHEMGVLNVITPGSIDGKMDITFGSSFIQVVRFTAEGPPQTSSVLAYSQSANPNSPHYADQTKLFSAGQWVTERFTEEQIAASPALEVKVLN; from the coding sequence ATGGCGCGGTGGAGATTCACAGCGAGGCTGCCGATGGTGCTCACGGCCGCGGTCGCGGTCATGAGCACGTTGGCGGCCACCGGATCACAGGCTCCGGCACAGGCATCGCCACAGGCATCGGCACCGGACAAGCCGACGATCCGCTACACCGAATACGGGATCCCGCACATCATCGCCTCGAACTGGGAGGGGCTGGGCACGGGCTACGGGTACGCCGCCGCCAAGGACAACATCTGCACCTTGGCCGACACCTATCTGATGGTCAACGCCCAGAGGTCCCGCTTCCTGGGGCCCGACGGCAGGGCGAGCCCCGGCGAGCACCAGAACACCACCAGCAATCTCAACAGCGACATCTACTTCCAACGGATGAACGACAACCGGGTGGTGGAGCGGCTGATCGACCTGCCCGCGCCCAACGGGCCGGAGCCGGAGGTGAAGGAGGCCATTCGCGGCTACGTCCAGGGATACAACCGCTACCTGGCCGAGACGGGCGCCGACAACATCACCGACCCGGCCTGCCGCGGCAAGGCCTGGGTGCGGCCGATCACGGAGCTGGACGTCTACCGGCACGCGCACGCCGAGATCATCATGGGCAGCGCCGACGTACTGCTCGACGGTCAGGTCAACGCCGCGCCCCCGGGGGCTTCGGCCGCCGCCGCTCCGCCGGCCTCCTCGCCCGCGGAGACCGCGACGAAGATCCGCGACGCGCTGGCGGTCAACCGTCAGCAGAGCATGGGCAGCAACGCGCTGGCGGTCGGTTCCCAGGGAGTGTCCGGGGGCACCAGCATGCTGCTCGCGAACCCGCACTTCCCCTGGCAGGGCAAGAACCGGATGTGGCAGAGCCAGCTGACGATCCCGGGAAAGATCAATGTCTCCGGGGCCAGCCTGCTCGGCTTCCCCGCGGTGAACATCGGGCACAACGACGACGTCGCCTGGAGCCACACCGTCGCCACGGTGGCTCCCTTCGGACTGTTCGACGTACAGGTCGATCTGCTGAACCCGACCAACTACCTGGTCGACGGCGCCTGGCAGGCGATGACCTCACAGCAGGTCGGTGTCGACGTGCTGAACGCGGACGGTTCCATCGGCAGGGTCAACAGGACGTTGTGGGCCACCCGTTACGGCCCGATCACCACACAGGTGCTGACCGTGGGACTGCCCTGGGTGGTCAGCGCGCACGCGGTGCGCGACGTGAACATGGACAATCTGCGGGCGCTGAACACCTGGTTCCACCTCGACCAGGCCAAGGACGTCAACGAGGTGGTGAACACCTTGGAGACCACGCAGGGCGTCCCCTTCTTCAACACCGTCGCCTCCGACCGCAAGGGCAACGCGCTGTACGCGGACATCCAGGCCACCCCGAACATCACCGACGAGCACGCCCAGTCGTGCCTGACCCTGACCGGCCAGGCGCTGTTCAACCAGGTGCTGCGGCTGCCGAACGTACCGCCGGTCTCCATCTTCGACGGCAAGCGCAGCGCGTGCGACTGGCCCGACGACCCGAACGCGGTCGCGCCGGGACTGCTGGACCCGCGCAAGCAGCCGCGGCTGATCCGCAAGGACTTCGTGGGCAACGCCAACGACAGCGCCTGGCTGGCCAACCCCGAGCAGCCGCTGTTCTTCCCGCGGGTGATGGGCGACACGCGGACGCCCCGGTCGCTGCGCACCCAGGAGCTGATCCAGACCGCGCAGAAGCGGATCAACGGCACCGACGGCCTGCCCGGCCGGGGGTTCACGCCGGAGAACATGCGGCAGTTGCTGTTCGCCGACAACAGCCGGGCCGCCGATCTGGCCCTCGACGCCACGGTGACGATGTGCCGGAGCCTGCTCTTCGGGCTCATCCTGGTGGACGGCCAGCTGGTCAACGTGAGCGAGGCCTGCCCGATCCTGGCCGCCTGGAAGAGCCACGACTTCACGGCGGACAGCCGAGGGTCCTGGCTGTTCGAGAACTACTGGTACTCCCTGGTCGGCGGTCAGTCGATCGAGAAGCTGCCGTGGCGGGTTCCGTTCGACCCCAACGACCCGGTGCACACGCCCAACTCGCTGGACTCCGGAAGTTCCGCCGTCCGCGACGCGCTCGGCCGGGCGGTCATCGCCCTGCGCAACGCGGGAATTCCGCTGAACGCGCCGTTGTCGGACGTCCAGAAGATCACGCGGGGCGGTGAGCAGATCCCGATCCACGGGGCCGTCCACGAGATGGGCGTGCTGAACGTGATCACCCCCGGCTCGATCGACGGAAAGATGGACATCACCTTCGGGTCCAGCTTCATCCAGGTGGTGCGCTTCACCGCCGAGGGTCCGCCGCAGACCTCCTCCGTGCTGGCCTACTCCCAGTCGGCCAACCCCAATTCGCCGCACTACGCGGATCAGACCAAGTTGTTCTCGGCGGGCCAGTGGGTGACCGAACGGTTCACGGAGGAGCAGATCGCGGCCTCACCGGCATTGGAGGTCAAGGTCCTGAACTGA
- a CDS encoding peptidoglycan DD-metalloendopeptidase family protein, translated as MSRVLAATAVLLSALSALAASGPAEARTADLTAACPTTGPVSQHYHSGHNGVDIAAGLGTPIYAVGDGVVTISGYIGDYGQWIRILHPDGRISEYGHMSRRDVFEGDHVVAGQQIALVGAEGTNVDGPHLHLRIWGDQSASYGIDPEAYLAERGIVLPCTPGSGPRPKPLEYPAESGRVVSARSADGRLEVFAAGADGVQHAWQQEANGNWSAWEQLGGPGNAELAIAPNADGRLEMFALSGNTFQHRWQLSPSGGWSNWETFGGGGHDTAAGVNADGRMEVFASNPSGLFHRYQVAPNGGWSDWESTGGGPANGRVEMEKSPDGRLEVFALSGDTFQHKYQTAPNGGWSNWDAFGGGGHDLTVDHNADGRLEVFASGPRGVFHKYQSSPTAWSEWEPTGGPVDSQLTSTRTADGRIEVFAMNGSTAMHTWQTAVNAPYEDWSVFGGGGTEVTAAVNADGRIEVFGTSRAGTYHRWQTGFSSWSDWIWLNNTAGPGLD; from the coding sequence TTGAGCCGCGTACTCGCGGCGACGGCCGTCCTCCTGTCGGCGCTGTCGGCGCTGGCAGCCTCGGGGCCGGCCGAGGCCCGGACCGCCGATCTCACCGCGGCCTGTCCCACCACCGGACCCGTGTCCCAGCACTACCACAGCGGCCACAACGGCGTCGACATCGCGGCCGGCCTCGGGACACCGATCTACGCCGTGGGTGACGGAGTGGTGACCATCTCCGGATACATCGGGGACTACGGCCAGTGGATCCGCATCCTGCACCCCGACGGGAGGATCTCCGAGTACGGGCACATGTCCAGGCGCGACGTCTTCGAGGGCGACCACGTCGTGGCCGGCCAGCAGATCGCCCTGGTGGGCGCCGAGGGCACCAACGTCGACGGCCCCCACCTCCATCTGCGGATCTGGGGGGACCAGTCCGCCTCCTACGGCATCGACCCCGAGGCCTACCTCGCGGAGCGCGGCATCGTGCTGCCCTGCACCCCCGGCAGCGGTCCGCGTCCCAAGCCGCTGGAGTATCCGGCGGAGTCGGGCCGGGTGGTGTCGGCGCGGTCGGCGGACGGACGCCTCGAGGTGTTCGCCGCCGGCGCCGACGGCGTGCAGCACGCCTGGCAGCAGGAAGCGAACGGCAACTGGTCGGCCTGGGAGCAGCTGGGCGGGCCGGGCAACGCCGAACTGGCGATCGCACCCAATGCCGACGGCCGCCTGGAAATGTTCGCCCTGTCCGGCAACACCTTCCAGCACCGCTGGCAGCTCTCTCCCTCCGGCGGCTGGTCGAACTGGGAGACCTTCGGCGGCGGCGGGCACGACACGGCGGCCGGGGTGAACGCCGACGGCCGCATGGAGGTCTTCGCCTCCAACCCGTCCGGCCTCTTCCACCGGTACCAGGTCGCCCCCAACGGCGGCTGGTCGGACTGGGAGTCCACCGGCGGAGGCCCCGCCAACGGCCGGGTGGAGATGGAGAAGTCGCCCGACGGCCGGCTCGAGGTGTTCGCCCTGTCCGGCGACACCTTCCAGCACAAGTACCAGACGGCCCCCAACGGCGGCTGGTCGAACTGGGACGCCTTCGGAGGCGGCGGCCACGACCTCACCGTCGACCACAACGCCGACGGCCGCCTGGAGGTCTTCGCCTCCGGTCCGCGCGGGGTGTTCCACAAGTACCAGTCGAGTCCCACCGCTTGGTCGGAATGGGAGCCGACCGGGGGGCCCGTCGACTCGCAGCTCACCAGCACGCGCACGGCGGACGGGCGGATCGAGGTCTTCGCCATGAACGGCAGTACGGCCATGCACACCTGGCAGACCGCCGTCAACGCGCCCTACGAAGACTGGTCCGTCTTCGGGGGCGGCGGCACCGAAGTCACGGCGGCCGTGAACGCCGACGGACGGATCGAGGTCTTCGGGACCAGCCGCGCGGGGACCTACCACCGATGGCAGACCGGCTTCTCCAGCTGGTCCGACTGGATCTGGCTCAACAACACCGCCGGCCCCGGCCTCGACTGA